A single genomic interval of Flavihumibacter rivuli harbors:
- a CDS encoding VPS10 domain-containing protein produces the protein MLSFPSIFRPALFTGLVLALVSNQNYAQIKPTSAEERLKSLQNRVALEQNSLVNDIPFRNIGPTVMSGRVVDIDANPEDPTEFYVAYATGGLWHTVNNGQSFTPIFDNESIIGIGDIAVNWSNRTIWVGTGEVNSSRSSYAGMGIYKSSNNGKSWEYTGLPESHHIGKIQLHPSDPNTAWVAVLGHLYSPNKERGVYKTTDGGKTWKQALFVDENTGAVDLDINPANPNEVYAAMWYRTRRAWNFEESGKTSGIYKSTDGGNNWQLVSGPGSGFIHGDGVGRIGVAVFPANPQTVYAVVDNQFPLPDTSTKKVDTIYQLKDFKALTKEQFLALDDNKLNKFMRANRMPQKYTAASVKEMVKADKIKPTAIHDYLFVDDGFQNKSITGCEVYRSDDGGKTWKKTHEKPIGIYNTYGYYFGKIYVSPYDANKVHILGFYAQMSTDGGKNFKTIDKNNVHADHHALWINPKKDSHIINGNDGGCNISYDNGENWFKANTPAVGQFYAINVDNAKPYNVYGGLQDNGSWYGPSTHKEDIGWMDNGDYAYKMLNGGDGMQVQVDTRDNKTVYSGFQFGVYSRLNKESKERKGIRPQHELGEYPLRFNWQTPILLSQHNQDILYYATNRFHRSMDKGETMQAMSGDLTGGPRQGDVPFGSITTIAESPLRFGLLYTGSDDGLLHRSKDGGYTWTPIGKPAKKIPELPQGLYVSRIVASAYKEGRVYVTLNGYRDDHFNAYVYVSEDYGDTWSQIGKNLPLEPVNVIREDPKSDSILYVGTDGGLYVSIDAGQSFMAMNNGLPKSIPVHDIAIHKGENELVLGTHGRSLYIAKLNDVQKLLVDKAYYEKKKAEAEQRQPKSPVKQEDKL, from the coding sequence ATGTTATCATTCCCTTCCATTTTTCGTCCGGCCCTTTTTACCGGCCTGGTGCTTGCCCTAGTTTCCAACCAAAACTACGCACAAATCAAGCCAACCTCTGCGGAAGAACGTCTTAAAAGCTTGCAAAATCGTGTTGCCCTGGAGCAAAACTCCCTGGTCAACGATATCCCTTTCAGGAATATTGGCCCGACGGTCATGAGCGGCCGGGTGGTAGATATTGACGCCAACCCTGAGGACCCTACCGAATTTTATGTGGCCTATGCTACCGGGGGACTATGGCATACCGTGAACAATGGGCAATCCTTCACCCCCATTTTTGACAATGAATCCATCATTGGCATAGGGGATATAGCGGTGAATTGGTCAAACCGGACCATCTGGGTCGGAACCGGGGAAGTGAACAGCAGTCGATCTTCCTATGCCGGCATGGGCATCTATAAGAGCAGCAATAACGGCAAAAGCTGGGAATACACCGGCTTACCGGAATCGCACCATATTGGCAAGATCCAGCTCCACCCTTCAGACCCCAATACAGCATGGGTGGCCGTTTTAGGCCATCTCTATTCCCCCAACAAGGAAAGGGGGGTATACAAGACAACGGACGGAGGCAAGACATGGAAGCAGGCTTTATTTGTGGATGAAAATACAGGGGCAGTTGACCTGGACATCAATCCAGCAAACCCCAATGAAGTTTACGCGGCCATGTGGTACCGTACCCGCAGGGCCTGGAATTTCGAGGAAAGCGGAAAGACCAGCGGCATCTATAAAAGCACGGATGGCGGCAATAACTGGCAGCTGGTGAGCGGTCCCGGCTCAGGGTTCATCCATGGGGATGGCGTGGGAAGGATCGGTGTGGCAGTATTCCCGGCCAACCCCCAAACTGTTTATGCGGTAGTCGACAACCAGTTCCCCCTGCCCGATACCAGTACCAAAAAAGTGGACACTATTTACCAGTTGAAGGATTTCAAAGCACTCACTAAAGAACAGTTCCTTGCCCTTGACGACAACAAGCTGAACAAATTCATGCGTGCCAACAGGATGCCCCAGAAATACACGGCGGCCAGTGTTAAGGAGATGGTGAAAGCAGACAAGATCAAACCTACCGCCATTCATGATTACCTTTTCGTGGATGATGGCTTCCAAAACAAATCCATCACTGGCTGCGAAGTGTATCGCAGTGATGATGGAGGCAAGACCTGGAAGAAAACGCATGAAAAGCCCATAGGCATTTACAATACCTATGGCTATTATTTCGGGAAGATCTATGTATCGCCCTATGACGCCAATAAAGTGCATATCCTGGGCTTCTATGCCCAGATGAGCACAGATGGTGGCAAGAACTTCAAGACCATTGACAAGAACAATGTGCATGCTGACCACCATGCCCTTTGGATCAACCCTAAGAAGGACAGCCATATTATCAATGGGAATGATGGTGGCTGTAATATCAGTTACGACAATGGCGAAAACTGGTTCAAGGCCAATACGCCGGCAGTCGGCCAGTTCTATGCCATCAATGTGGATAACGCCAAGCCTTATAATGTTTATGGCGGCCTGCAGGATAATGGCTCCTGGTATGGTCCTTCTACACATAAGGAAGATATTGGCTGGATGGACAATGGTGACTATGCCTATAAAATGCTGAATGGCGGTGATGGCATGCAGGTTCAGGTAGATACCAGGGATAATAAGACCGTTTATTCAGGATTCCAATTTGGGGTATATTCCAGGCTAAATAAAGAATCCAAAGAGAGGAAAGGAATCCGCCCTCAACATGAATTAGGCGAATACCCGCTGCGTTTCAACTGGCAAACCCCCATTTTATTGAGCCAGCACAACCAGGATATCCTGTACTATGCCACCAACCGCTTCCACCGCTCCATGGACAAAGGCGAAACCATGCAGGCCATGAGTGGTGACCTTACCGGTGGTCCAAGGCAGGGTGATGTTCCATTCGGGAGCATTACTACTATTGCAGAATCACCTTTGCGCTTCGGACTGTTGTACACCGGTTCAGATGATGGACTGCTTCATCGGTCAAAAGACGGGGGGTATACCTGGACACCAATCGGTAAGCCAGCAAAAAAAATACCCGAGCTTCCCCAGGGATTGTATGTAAGCAGGATTGTTGCGAGTGCCTATAAGGAAGGTCGTGTGTATGTTACGCTGAATGGTTACAGGGATGATCATTTCAATGCCTATGTGTATGTAAGTGAAGACTATGGCGATACCTGGAGCCAGATCGGGAAGAACCTCCCGCTGGAACCGGTGAACGTGATCCGCGAAGACCCGAAATCAGACAGCATCCTCTATGTGGGAACAGATGGTGGCTTATACGTTAGCATTGATGCAGGCCAAAGCTTTATGGCCATGAATAATGGCTTGCCCAAATCCATTCCTGTGCACGATATTGCCATCCACAAGGGAGAGAATGAACTAGTGCTGGGCACACATGGCAGGAGTCTTTACATCGCGAAACTGAATGATGTGCAGAAACTACTGGTCGATAAAGCCTATTATGAGAAAAAAAAGGCTGAAGCGGAACAGAGGCAACCCAAGTCGCCGGTCAAGCAGGAAGACAAACTCTGA
- the aroQ gene encoding type II 3-dehydroquinate dehydratase has protein sequence MTIAIINGPNLNLLGKREPGVYGNQDFETYLEELKSLFPSISFSFYQSNVEGELINELQRVGYTVDGIIMNPGGYTHTSVAIGDTIAAITAPLVEVHISNVHAREDFRKLSHVSAKAKGTICGLGLKGYELAVHYLISVKN, from the coding sequence ATGACTATCGCAATCATCAATGGCCCTAACCTGAACCTGCTCGGCAAAAGGGAGCCTGGAGTTTATGGCAACCAGGATTTTGAAACCTATCTCGAAGAGCTCAAATCACTGTTCCCATCCATCTCTTTTAGTTTTTACCAAAGTAATGTTGAAGGGGAACTGATCAATGAATTGCAAAGGGTGGGCTATACTGTCGATGGCATCATCATGAATCCCGGAGGGTATACCCATACATCTGTTGCTATTGGCGATACGATTGCGGCCATCACTGCGCCCCTGGTAGAGGTGCATATCAGCAATGTTCATGCCCGCGAGGACTTCCGCAAACTCTCCCATGTTTCCGCCAAGGCAAAAGGAACCATCTGTGGTTTAGGATTGAAAGGCTATGAACTGGCTGTTCACTACCTCATCTCTGTTAAAAATTAG
- a CDS encoding peptidylprolyl isomerase, producing the protein MKKLLILLSCIVATQVSGQRLTINQMKSKLEQAANPIAYVRDSLKKKYSLDTVVIRNANYFLGLADSLAYKGKPGKVYGPFEGKYLVQVMAKAPNEFYRISQVFLDTAVLAPRVADSLANSIIDRIRSGSATMADMAMTYSMGGEGKTKGDLGWMARGSIQPDIEKKILKCSKGEVFKTWSRTGLHIIQLTGMPKQDNGFALLMRVFL; encoded by the coding sequence ATGAAGAAGTTGCTAATCCTGTTATCATGTATCGTTGCCACCCAGGTTTCAGGGCAGCGGTTGACCATAAACCAGATGAAATCAAAACTGGAGCAGGCCGCTAACCCTATCGCCTATGTGCGGGATTCCTTAAAGAAGAAGTATTCTTTGGACACGGTGGTGATCAGGAATGCGAATTATTTCCTCGGTCTGGCAGATTCCTTAGCCTATAAAGGGAAGCCCGGCAAAGTGTATGGTCCATTTGAGGGTAAATACCTGGTGCAGGTAATGGCCAAGGCCCCGAATGAGTTTTACCGGATCAGCCAGGTATTCCTGGATACAGCTGTTTTGGCACCCAGGGTGGCCGACTCATTGGCCAATAGCATCATTGACAGGATAAGATCAGGGTCAGCCACCATGGCTGATATGGCCATGACCTATAGCATGGGCGGGGAAGGGAAAACAAAAGGCGACCTTGGCTGGATGGCGAGGGGCAGTATCCAGCCAGATATTGAAAAAAAGATACTCAAGTGCAGCAAGGGGGAAGTGTTCAAAACATGGAGCAGGACCGGCCTTCATATCATCCAGTTGACCGGAATGCCTAAGCAGGATAATGGTTTCGCCCTTTTGATGCGGGTGTTTTTATGA